The following proteins are encoded in a genomic region of Dyadobacter sp. UC 10:
- a CDS encoding RsmB/NOP family class I SAM-dependent RNA methyltransferase has product MKIHRGLIFAVVEGLQHIFVRNRQADQVVEQLLKSNKKWGARDRSFIAENIYEIVRWWRLVKYVSQIEKVKEEADFLKLAGSWQLIKPQHLGFGEYAPLPDWPEFAGIDAENVAQRYSEALQIRKIAQSVPDWIDELGERELGKSWSAELSALNSPAPLILRVNTLKSSVTAVRQLLGEENTELVPNIPDAVLLRKRQNIIGSEAFKSGFVEVQDAGSQLIAPYLDIQPNLSVIDACAGAGGKSLHLAALLQNTGSVLAMDIAGLKLAELKKRASRNGVTNLETMTIQFDSDIAKLSQTADRLLLDVPCSGLGVLRRHPDSKWKLKPAFLDQIRGVQWHILSSYSQMVKPGGKMVYATCSILPSESEDQVKRFLKENKKNWQLISQQRTSPAKDGFDGFYMALLERK; this is encoded by the coding sequence TTGAAAATTCATCGTGGTTTAATATTCGCTGTTGTTGAAGGCCTGCAACATATTTTCGTACGAAACAGGCAAGCCGACCAGGTTGTTGAGCAGCTTTTGAAGTCCAATAAGAAATGGGGCGCGCGTGACCGGTCTTTTATAGCTGAGAATATATATGAGATCGTGCGCTGGTGGCGGCTCGTGAAATATGTTTCTCAAATCGAGAAAGTGAAGGAGGAGGCTGACTTTTTGAAGCTGGCAGGCTCCTGGCAGTTAATCAAGCCGCAGCATCTCGGCTTCGGTGAATATGCTCCGCTCCCCGATTGGCCGGAGTTTGCAGGCATTGATGCTGAAAATGTTGCTCAAAGGTATTCTGAGGCATTGCAGATCAGGAAGATAGCGCAATCTGTTCCCGATTGGATTGATGAACTTGGAGAGAGAGAACTAGGAAAAAGCTGGTCTGCGGAACTTAGTGCGTTGAATTCCCCTGCACCATTAATCTTGCGGGTTAATACGCTGAAAAGTAGTGTTACAGCTGTGAGGCAGCTTCTTGGCGAGGAGAATACCGAGTTGGTCCCAAATATCCCGGACGCAGTGCTGCTGCGAAAAAGACAGAATATAATCGGTAGCGAGGCTTTTAAAAGTGGATTTGTAGAAGTGCAGGATGCTGGTTCTCAATTAATTGCTCCGTATCTGGATATTCAGCCAAACCTTTCTGTGATCGACGCCTGTGCCGGGGCTGGTGGAAAAAGCCTTCACCTGGCCGCCTTATTACAAAATACCGGCTCTGTGCTTGCAATGGACATTGCGGGACTTAAGCTGGCCGAATTAAAAAAGCGGGCTTCCCGCAACGGTGTCACGAACCTGGAAACAATGACGATCCAGTTCGATTCCGATATAGCCAAACTATCGCAAACCGCAGATCGGCTGCTGCTCGATGTGCCCTGCTCCGGATTGGGGGTATTAAGAAGGCATCCTGACTCTAAATGGAAGCTGAAACCAGCGTTTCTGGACCAGATCAGGGGAGTCCAGTGGCATATTCTCAGTTCTTATTCGCAGATGGTCAAGCCTGGTGGAAAGATGGTGTATGCAACTTGCAGCATATTGCCGTCAGAATCGGAAGACCAGGTAAAACGTTTCCTGAAAGAAAATAAGAAGAACTGGCAATTGATCTCCCAACAGCGCACTTCACCTGCAAAAGATGGTTTCGATGGCTTTTATATGGCACTTTTGGAGCGGAAATAG
- a CDS encoding DinB family protein yields the protein MSQIVATPTTESSIAYLMKNYVDYNHWANCTLVNWLRTKPTELLEKEVVSSFSTIRVTLIHILETQRYWLSVINPESNYSGQDFDGDLQETFSRLMAQSQELAEYVETLSARALENDTLVVNPWFECNFPNFEYILHCMNHSTYHRGQIVTMGRNLGFTDAPMTDYNFYNVVAK from the coding sequence ATGTCACAGATCGTTGCAACTCCGACTACCGAATCAAGCATTGCTTATCTGATGAAGAACTATGTGGATTACAACCACTGGGCGAACTGCACGCTGGTCAACTGGCTTAGGACAAAACCAACAGAACTACTTGAAAAAGAAGTAGTTTCAAGTTTTTCAACGATCCGCGTTACGTTGATCCATATCCTTGAAACGCAGCGTTACTGGCTGTCTGTGATAAATCCGGAGAGTAATTACAGTGGCCAGGATTTTGATGGAGACCTGCAAGAAACTTTTTCCCGCCTTATGGCGCAATCTCAGGAGCTTGCCGAATACGTAGAGACCCTATCCGCGAGGGCGTTGGAAAACGATACGCTGGTGGTGAATCCCTGGTTCGAATGCAACTTTCCTAATTTTGAATATATCCTGCATTGTATGAACCACAGCACTTATCACCGGGGACAAATCGTTACGATGGGACGAAATCTTGGCTTCACAGATGCGCCGATGACCGACTACAATTTTTACAATGTGGTAGCCAAATAA
- a CDS encoding DUF2147 domain-containing protein, protein MSLSIIANAQTGNADRILGEWLSEEKDRRIEIYKTGSEYFGRLLWSSELFETDGKTSRKDVQNKDESLRDRNLLHVNLLLNFVYDAGTWDDGKMYDPQSGKTYSCIIRLRDELLEIRSYIGFPLLGKSTYWKRAAPL, encoded by the coding sequence ATGTCCCTGTCGATCATCGCAAACGCGCAGACAGGTAACGCCGACAGGATACTTGGCGAGTGGCTGAGTGAGGAAAAAGACAGGCGAATTGAAATATATAAAACAGGATCCGAATATTTCGGCAGGCTCCTTTGGTCGAGTGAGCTGTTTGAAACGGATGGAAAAACTTCACGCAAGGACGTACAAAATAAAGACGAAAGCCTGCGTGACCGTAACCTCCTCCATGTAAACCTGCTGCTGAATTTCGTTTACGACGCTGGCACCTGGGACGATGGAAAGATGTATGATCCGCAAAGCGGCAAAACTTACAGCTGCATAATAAGACTGCGTGATGAGCTGCTCGAAATTCGCAGCTACATCGGTTTTCCGCTGCTGGGAAAATCAACTTACTGGAAGCGGGCGGCCCCTCTTTGA
- a CDS encoding SRPBCC family protein, which translates to METKPIIVCPPDLSSRPLGIKIEKLIGLPIVKLYKTWTSQLDLWFASPGSFLGKIEPNAPFYFETLHQGIRHPHYGRYLQIQEPELVQLTWTTGEGGTEGAETVLTIALTPHGEGTFLRLTHAGFLTEASRDRHQEAWPAVLELLEERMSRPVD; encoded by the coding sequence ATGGAAACTAAACCTATAATTGTCTGTCCGCCAGACTTGTCCTCCCGTCCACTGGGAATTAAAATAGAAAAGCTGATTGGCCTGCCAATAGTTAAGCTCTACAAGACATGGACCTCGCAGTTAGATCTCTGGTTTGCCTCTCCCGGCTCATTCTTAGGTAAAATAGAGCCTAATGCGCCGTTTTATTTTGAAACCTTGCATCAGGGAATAAGACATCCGCATTACGGACGCTATCTGCAAATACAGGAGCCAGAACTGGTCCAACTCACCTGGACAACCGGCGAAGGCGGGACAGAAGGCGCGGAAACTGTGTTGACCATCGCATTAACCCCTCACGGAGAAGGTACATTTCTTAGATTGACGCATGCCGGTTTTCTAACCGAAGCATCGCGAGACAGACATCAGGAAGCATGGCCAGCAGTACTGGAACTGCTGGAAGAGCGCATGTCAAGGCCGGTTGATTGA
- a CDS encoding NADPH-dependent FMN reductase: MKRINLLGISGSLRTESTNTIILRAVESLLPENTSFQIFQGLDEIPHFIPGVEDPHGVVKFKTALRQADGIMICTPEYAFGVPGTLKNALDWTVATGEFNEKPVSAISASPLHTGGDKALASLLLTLTALGTVRNENSALSIPDSKHKVEIGSLTDKLTISLLQKQLDNLLDLVGRH; this comes from the coding sequence ATGAAAAGAATTAATCTCCTGGGTATATCCGGCAGCCTTCGCACGGAATCAACAAACACAATCATCCTTCGGGCGGTCGAATCTTTGCTGCCCGAAAATACCTCCTTCCAAATCTTCCAAGGCCTGGACGAAATCCCGCATTTCATTCCGGGTGTGGAAGATCCACACGGTGTAGTGAAATTCAAGACGGCGCTGCGGCAAGCGGACGGGATAATGATCTGCACACCTGAATATGCCTTTGGAGTTCCAGGCACATTGAAAAATGCATTGGACTGGACCGTAGCGACGGGTGAGTTTAATGAGAAACCGGTTTCGGCGATTAGTGCGTCGCCGCTGCATACAGGAGGCGACAAGGCGCTCGCCTCCCTCCTGCTTACACTGACAGCCCTTGGCACAGTCCGTAATGAAAACTCTGCTCTATCCATTCCGGATAGTAAGCATAAGGTTGAAATAGGCTCGCTTACGGACAAATTGACAATATCACTGCTTCAAAAACAGCTTGATAACCTGCTCGATCTTGTAGGCAGACACTAA
- a CDS encoding O-acetylhomoserine aminocarboxypropyltransferase/cysteine synthase family protein — translation MKFETLQLHAGQQPDPVTNSRAVPLYQTTSYVFNNAEHAANLFALKEFGNIYSRIMNPTNDVFEKRIAALEGGVAALATASGHSAQFLAINNITTVGDNFVTTSFLYGGSFNQFKNSFKNIGVEARFADGDDVASFEKLIDEKTKFIYLETIGNPSYSVPDFEAFAALANKHDLPLIVDNTFGAAGAICQPIKYGAHVVVQSATKWIGGHGTSIGGVIVDAGTYNWGNGKFPQFTEPSPSYHGLVMNDVFGIGGPFGNIQFIIRARVEGLRDWGPSLSPFNSFLFLQGLETLTLRVERIAENALKLAQWLEKHPAVEGVNYIGLEGNKYHGLAKKYLTRGFGGVLSFSLKGEKQTAEKFVDNLKLISNLANVGDAKTLIIHPASTTHSQLSESEQVSAGVLPTQLRISVGIEHIDDIIGDVEQAIGNL, via the coding sequence ATGAAGTTCGAAACCTTGCAGCTCCATGCCGGCCAGCAGCCCGATCCGGTTACCAATTCCCGTGCAGTGCCTCTTTATCAGACTACGTCCTACGTTTTCAACAATGCAGAACATGCTGCCAACCTGTTCGCATTAAAAGAATTTGGCAACATTTATTCCCGGATCATGAATCCGACCAACGATGTTTTCGAGAAGCGCATAGCTGCTTTGGAAGGTGGCGTGGCGGCACTGGCTACTGCTTCCGGACATTCGGCCCAGTTTCTGGCCATTAATAATATCACGACTGTCGGCGACAATTTTGTGACGACCTCTTTCCTTTACGGCGGATCTTTTAATCAGTTTAAAAATTCTTTTAAGAATATTGGCGTGGAAGCACGTTTTGCTGATGGAGACGATGTCGCCAGCTTTGAGAAACTGATTGATGAAAAAACAAAATTCATTTATCTGGAAACGATCGGTAATCCGAGTTACAGCGTGCCGGATTTTGAGGCTTTTGCGGCGCTGGCCAATAAGCATGACCTTCCGCTCATCGTGGATAATACATTTGGGGCAGCGGGTGCAATATGCCAGCCTATCAAGTATGGTGCGCATGTTGTGGTACAATCGGCGACAAAATGGATCGGTGGCCACGGCACGTCGATAGGCGGGGTGATTGTTGATGCAGGAACTTACAACTGGGGCAACGGCAAATTTCCGCAGTTTACCGAACCGTCGCCAAGCTACCACGGGCTCGTTATGAACGATGTATTCGGCATCGGAGGACCTTTTGGCAATATTCAGTTCATCATCCGCGCCCGCGTGGAAGGTCTGCGTGACTGGGGCCCTTCCCTATCCCCTTTCAACTCTTTCCTATTCCTCCAAGGCCTGGAAACACTCACATTACGCGTAGAGCGTATCGCTGAAAACGCGCTTAAACTGGCGCAGTGGCTTGAAAAACATCCTGCTGTGGAAGGGGTAAATTACATTGGACTGGAAGGTAATAAATACCATGGATTGGCTAAAAAATACCTGACAAGAGGATTTGGAGGAGTTTTGTCATTTTCTCTAAAAGGCGAAAAGCAAACTGCTGAGAAATTTGTAGACAATCTCAAACTGATCAGTAACCTGGCAAATGTCGGCGACGCGAAAACGCTCATCATCCACCCGGCTTCGACCACACATTCGCAACTTTCTGAGTCAGAACAGGTTTCTGCTGGAGTTTTACCAACACAGCTTCGTATTTCGGTAGGTATCGAGCATATCGATGATATTATTGGAGATGTGGAGCAGGCAATCGGCAATCTTTAA
- a CDS encoding LLM class flavin-dependent oxidoreductase, whose translation MSNIKLGILDQSVVRAGTTVQQAIQETIDTAKVAEELGYSRFWVSEHHNSTFIAGSTPEVLMVKLADATKQIRIGSGGIMLPNHSALKVAENFRMLETLFPGRIDLGMGRAPGTDRLTSSLLNPSNDFSESSYLRQLEHLQHFFRDTAGTDRGFIYATPQSETIPMQWILSSSGGSSNIAARFGLGLAVAKFINGFVRPDVVETYRRNFRPSDQYPEPHAILSVFVLCGETEEKAAEMRKMMDYVLIEFEKGKFGPFPDPETVRNYRFTPGELERLRYNSGRVISGTKEAVKEQLTALANDFEVDEIIISTMADTVETRLRSFELISEAFHLREAVV comes from the coding sequence ATGAGTAATATTAAACTAGGAATACTTGACCAGTCTGTGGTTCGTGCCGGAACTACGGTACAGCAGGCAATTCAGGAGACGATCGACACCGCAAAAGTGGCCGAAGAGTTGGGATACAGCCGTTTTTGGGTTTCAGAACACCATAATTCAACTTTTATAGCCGGCTCAACCCCCGAGGTTCTAATGGTCAAGCTGGCCGATGCAACCAAACAAATACGCATTGGCTCAGGCGGCATCATGCTGCCTAATCACAGTGCATTGAAAGTGGCAGAGAACTTCCGGATGCTCGAAACGCTCTTTCCCGGCCGGATCGACCTGGGAATGGGCCGCGCACCCGGGACCGACCGGTTAACTTCTTCTTTATTAAACCCTTCCAACGATTTCAGTGAAAGCAGCTATTTGCGGCAACTGGAACACTTGCAGCATTTTTTCAGGGATACTGCGGGCACCGACAGAGGGTTCATTTACGCCACGCCGCAATCGGAAACCATTCCAATGCAATGGATATTGAGTTCAAGCGGCGGAAGCAGCAATATCGCCGCCCGTTTCGGCCTCGGGCTGGCAGTTGCCAAGTTTATTAACGGGTTCGTAAGACCGGATGTAGTGGAAACGTATCGCCGCAACTTTCGCCCGTCTGATCAATATCCCGAGCCGCATGCAATCCTTTCGGTTTTTGTCCTGTGCGGAGAAACCGAAGAAAAAGCAGCAGAAATGCGAAAAATGATGGATTATGTGCTGATAGAATTTGAGAAGGGGAAGTTTGGACCGTTTCCTGACCCCGAGACCGTCAGGAACTATCGCTTCACGCCAGGTGAGCTGGAACGCCTGAGATACAATAGCGGCAGGGTAATTTCCGGTACAAAAGAAGCTGTAAAGGAGCAACTTACAGCACTTGCAAATGATTTCGAAGTGGATGAGATAATCATTTCGACCATGGCAGATACGGTTGAAACCAGATTAAGATCTTTCGAACTGATTTCGGAGGCTTTTCATTTGAGAGAAGCCGTAGTTTAA
- a CDS encoding helix-turn-helix transcriptional regulator codes for MNRFDRITAILIQLQSRKIVKAQDLAERFEISLRTVYRDISSLAEAGVPIIGEAGVGYSIMDGYRLPPVMFTKEEARTFITAEKLMEKFTDFSTQSQYQSAMFKVKAVLRSSEKSVVESLEDHIAVRRVNHAFHKPTSNTLDILLKSISEKKIAKILYIAINSDNQLERIIEPVGLYHENNYWYTIAFCHLRNDYRNFRSDRILHSEITDRPFEHRHAPLKDFLEMGHEGQNLRLVRIKMDKRIARYVGEQRIYYGFVSEIIHEDCIEMSFLTSSLDGFARWYLMIAPNATILEPASLKTIVKDLLGQISENLK; via the coding sequence ATGAACCGCTTTGACCGTATTACCGCTATTCTGATCCAGCTCCAATCCCGCAAAATTGTAAAGGCCCAGGATCTTGCCGAGCGGTTCGAAATCAGTCTGAGGACGGTTTACAGGGATATTAGTTCGCTGGCAGAGGCCGGGGTTCCTATTATAGGCGAGGCAGGCGTAGGCTATTCGATCATGGATGGCTATCGCCTGCCTCCTGTTATGTTCACCAAAGAAGAAGCGCGAACATTCATTACCGCCGAAAAACTGATGGAGAAATTCACCGATTTCTCGACCCAATCCCAGTATCAGTCGGCCATGTTCAAGGTAAAGGCGGTGCTGAGAAGCAGCGAAAAATCGGTTGTGGAGAGTCTTGAAGATCATATCGCAGTCCGCAGGGTTAACCATGCATTTCACAAGCCTACCAGCAACACACTCGATATCCTGCTCAAAAGTATATCGGAAAAGAAAATTGCAAAGATCCTCTACATCGCTATCAACAGCGACAACCAGCTGGAAAGGATCATTGAACCAGTGGGCCTCTACCATGAAAACAATTACTGGTATACGATCGCATTCTGTCACCTCAGGAACGACTACCGCAACTTCCGCTCGGATCGCATCCTGCATTCTGAAATAACCGACCGGCCTTTTGAACACCGGCACGCCCCTCTTAAAGACTTTCTTGAAATGGGCCACGAGGGACAGAATTTGAGACTGGTACGGATAAAAATGGATAAGCGGATAGCGCGCTACGTGGGCGAGCAACGCATTTACTATGGTTTCGTCTCAGAGATCATTCACGAGGATTGCATAGAAATGAGCTTCCTCACCAGCAGCCTGGATGGTTTCGCGCGTTGGTACCTGATGATCGCTCCTAATGCAACTATTCTGGAACCGGCTTCCCTCAAAACGATCGTCAAAGACTTGTTAGGCCAGATTTCAGAAAATTTGAAATAA
- a CDS encoding SRPBCC family protein has translation MENFDWTRFTRKIIIKAPIATIYNAWTKAGEIERWFLKEANFYDTNGGELPKNAPVSAGNSYHWVWYVYEETEKGEILEANGEDFIRLTFSNSLVEVKLVRHEVGVIVELTQKDIPQDDNSRQYIRLGCHAGWTFYLINLKSIYEGGIDLRNTDEDLPGMLNV, from the coding sequence ATGGAGAATTTCGATTGGACCAGATTTACCAGAAAAATCATTATCAAAGCCCCCATAGCGACTATTTACAATGCATGGACAAAAGCCGGCGAAATTGAAAGGTGGTTTCTAAAAGAGGCTAACTTCTATGATACCAATGGCGGCGAACTCCCGAAAAATGCACCTGTCTCGGCTGGAAATAGCTATCACTGGGTCTGGTATGTGTACGAAGAAACTGAAAAAGGCGAGATTCTGGAAGCCAACGGTGAAGATTTCATCCGGTTAACCTTTTCTAATTCTCTTGTGGAGGTTAAACTGGTTCGGCATGAAGTCGGCGTAATTGTCGAGCTGACGCAAAAGGATATTCCGCAGGACGATAATTCGCGCCAATATATCCGGCTGGGCTGTCATGCCGGCTGGACTTTCTATTTGATTAATCTGAAATCTATTTACGAAGGCGGTATTGACCTACGAAATACCGATGAAGATCTGCCAGGTATGCTGAATGTGTGA
- a CDS encoding GAF domain-containing sensor histidine kinase has translation MTASSAPVPANEFERLMGLSEFDIDYSDHKNTFNDLARLAAKVAGTRISLVNLIDSFTQWTISNHGLDTDQILRTDSVCQYTIMNADSFEVTDLSADDRFKDKDYVTGDPNVRYYYGVPLKTGSGLPIGALCVLDQERVFLDPEKVELLKIIADEIVSRLKTIKIMEALKTKLLEAKQSQRKVAHDIRGPLGGIVGLAQIIKDQGESNQMDEVLEFINLIHKSGNSILDLAEEILDSNRDKRAVVSPNGADSSRFDLTVFKDKLEKLYGPQARHKQVVFSVNITPLTANISFSKNKLLQITGNLISNAIKFTPPLKSVTVDLGLLLHVDKPTLRIRVKDEGVGMDSNGVSAILLGKAASTEGTDGEEGYGFGLALVKHLISSLNGQISIVSEPGKGAAFVVELPQKIY, from the coding sequence GTGACTGCTTCCAGTGCCCCCGTTCCGGCCAACGAGTTTGAACGCTTGATGGGCCTTTCCGAATTCGATATCGATTACAGTGACCACAAAAACACTTTCAATGATCTTGCCAGGCTTGCTGCTAAGGTTGCAGGAACGCGTATTTCGCTGGTCAATCTGATTGATTCGTTTACGCAATGGACAATCTCAAATCACGGACTTGATACTGACCAGATACTTCGGACTGATTCTGTGTGCCAGTACACAATCATGAATGCTGATTCGTTCGAAGTAACGGATTTGTCGGCCGATGACCGCTTCAAGGACAAGGATTATGTGACTGGAGACCCTAATGTGCGCTATTATTACGGAGTCCCGCTAAAAACCGGAAGCGGGTTGCCAATTGGTGCACTTTGCGTGCTCGACCAGGAGCGCGTCTTTCTTGACCCGGAAAAAGTTGAGCTGTTAAAGATCATAGCAGATGAAATCGTAAGCCGTCTGAAAACCATCAAGATAATGGAGGCTTTGAAAACCAAGTTGTTAGAGGCAAAACAAAGCCAGCGAAAGGTCGCTCACGATATCCGCGGGCCTCTCGGCGGAATTGTCGGACTTGCTCAGATCATCAAAGATCAGGGAGAAAGTAATCAGATGGATGAGGTGCTGGAATTCATCAACCTGATACACAAGAGCGGTAATTCAATCCTGGATCTGGCAGAGGAAATCCTGGATTCCAACAGGGACAAGCGCGCAGTAGTCAGCCCAAACGGGGCAGATAGCAGTCGTTTTGACCTGACTGTTTTCAAAGACAAGCTGGAAAAGCTCTATGGGCCGCAGGCCCGCCACAAACAGGTCGTTTTTTCGGTCAATATCACGCCGCTTACTGCAAACATTTCATTCTCAAAGAATAAGCTGCTCCAAATCACTGGTAACCTCATTTCAAATGCTATTAAATTCACACCGCCCTTAAAAAGCGTAACCGTGGATTTGGGCTTGTTGCTGCATGTCGATAAGCCTACATTGAGAATTAGGGTGAAAGATGAGGGTGTTGGAATGGATTCGAATGGCGTTAGTGCGATTTTGTTAGGAAAAGCTGCTTCAACCGAGGGCACCGACGGAGAAGAGGGATACGGATTCGGGCTTGCGCTCGTTAAACACCTCATTTCAAGTCTGAACGGACAAATCAGCATTGTCTCGGAGCCCGGAAAGGGCGCGGCCTTTGTCGTCGAGCTACCTCAAAAAATCTATTGA